From the Longimicrobiales bacterium genome, the window GCACGCGCATGACGACGGCACTGCCGAAGGGCACCACGACGATTGCGTCGTCCACGACCACGATCCCGTTGGGGCTGCTGAGCGCGTCGCCGCTGGCGACCGGCGTCGCACCGTTCGACTCCATGCGCAGGATGGCCGCCCTGCCGTTCGGCTGGAAGCTGGCGTCGACGCCCATGTCGGTCACGTAGAGCGTACCGTCGGCTGCTGTTGCGAGATCGTTCAGGAAGGTCGCGCCCTCGACGCCGCGGGCACCGAGAGGTGCACCGGTCGTGCGATGAAACGCGCGCACGGTGTCGATGTCCGTCACCCACAAGGTGTCGCCGTGCACGGCCATGCCCTTGGGGGCGTGCAGCGTGACTTCCTCGGTGGCCCCATCGATCCATCTGGGCGCATCGACGGTCCCGTCCGGCCGCACGCGCGTGATGAACCCGTTGCCGTCCTTCTCGGTCGGTGCCCCGTTGATGTTGGAGACGTAGTACATGTCCGCCTGCTCGTCCCAGAGCACCGACTCCGGCGTGGCAAGGACGCCTTCCCCGATCGCGAAATCGGTCCGCGCGCCCACGATGCCGGCGGTGTCCGCGGACGCCGCTGTACCGGCGCCGGTGTCCG encodes:
- a CDS encoding SMP-30/gluconolactonase/LRE family protein, with protein sequence DTGAGTAASADTAGIVGARTDFAIGEGVLATPESVLWDEQADMYYVSNINGAPTEKDGNGFITRVRPDGTVDAPRWIDGATEEVTLHAPKGMAVHGDTLWVTDIDTVRAFHRTTGAPLGARGVEGATFLNDLATAADGTLYVTDMGVDASFQPNGRAAILRMESNGATPVASGDALSSPNGIVVVDDAIVVVPFGSAVVMRVPLDGSAPDTIATLQGGQLDGIVRSRAGELFVSSWESSSVYRIDTGGNVSVFADSLQSPADIGYDSRRNRVLVPLFNANRVEVRTIEN